A stretch of Xenopus laevis strain J_2021 chromosome 8S, Xenopus_laevis_v10.1, whole genome shotgun sequence DNA encodes these proteins:
- the adar.S gene encoding adenosine deaminase, RNA-specific S homeolog isoform X2, giving the protein MNKGPKKVQGSRPMYQTSNCYPQGPNPATYPFPQQEYQAQSFRDQQRNFLLGNTSASPLPTAAWYAYRTPPKDYYPSKPTQQCPLLQAPPAPTRFSHRGPASPRFRNQGPSASPRFSKREPSASPRFSNWGPSASPRFSNRGPPASPRLGNQGPPASPHLGNQGPPASPHLGNQGPPASPHLGNQGPPASPHLGNQGPPASPHLGNQGPPASPHLGNQGPAASSRLGNQGSPASPCFGNQGSPASPRLGNQGPPASPHLGNQGPPPYIHSLSQAFGSLTVSHDLLENNLLTFFKEIGTKTFTAKALAWQFKVERKRINHFLYKFETKGLLCRYPGTPPLWRVFSIASHSPPTPSSGSSYQENSSPVEGSYSSDSEDTLVTCSPEDMAGNKEKVCEFLYNSPPSTTLIIRKNVGISKMPELNQILNTLEKQGEACKASTNPVKWTLTDKKRERILIKKRADEIHQMEMNLEEATKGEPPAEKELENGQQAASVLEASNIELAEGQAPSGVFIADQNVPPLEASGEPPRKRAKGGNEFDDFENGKWASDDVPETMNTINTADALAVTQEELGMEYPQAYEPVKEFSRLDKLLSCQEKNPVSGLLEFTHYCSQQCDFALLNQSGPSHDPRFKIQAVIDGRRFPVAEANSKKTAKKDAAALALRILLREEQGGTEDEVMAENTQVPEVKEENVPAQPSFSCNKNPISLLMEHGQKSGNMCEFQLVSQEGPPHDPKFTYTVKIGNQTFPPVVANNKKMAKHLAAEAAVRELLGEGALQPEKFDPSYNANPTEFPAIPELSAEDLKMAQSSSVGDLIKYLNANPVSGLLEYARAKGFAAEFKMVNQTGPPHDPKFVFQAKVGGRWFPAVSASNKKQAKAEAADAALRVLIGEAEKAAREGDIMAELPVSGSTFHDQIAMLSHQKFNNLTARIQNSLMGRKILAAIIMKKSSDDLGTVVSIGTGNRCVKGEELSLSGETVNDCHAEVVSRRGFIRFLYSQLMKYNPDVPDDSIFEEAEGDMLRVRPGVTFHLYISTAPCGDGALFDKSCSDQPSAEGDTQHCPIFENVKQGKLRTKVENGEGTIPVESSDIVPTWDGIQHGERLRTMSCSDKILRWNVLGLQGGLLSHFVEPVYLSSLTLGYLFSKGHLTRAICCRMSRNGEAFQNQLPDLYIVNHPEVGRVSVYDSTRQTGKTKESSVNWCLADEEAEVLDGTKGKVEGSKLEISRVSKLHMFTLFQELCLLRGRHDLLALSSYSDVKATAASYQTAKGQFFKALQEMGYGNWISKPQEEKCFSLSI; this is encoded by the exons ATGAACAAAGGACCTAAAAAAGTGCAAGGTTCTAGGCCAATGTACCAAACTTCTAACTGCTACCCCCAGGGTCCTAATCCTGCGACTTATCCTTTCCCCCAACAGGAATACCAGGCACAGAGCTTCCGTGACCAGCAGAGAAACTTCCTCTTGGGAAACACTTCGGCATCTCCTCTTCCCACTGCTGCTTGGTACGCATACCGCACCCCTCCAAAAGACTATTACCCATCCAAACCTACACAACAGTGTCCTCTGTTGCAAGCCCCTCCAGCTCCTACACGCTTCAGCCACCGGGGACCTGCTTCTCCACGCTTCAGAAACCAGGGACCTTCTGCTTCTCCACGCTTCAGCAAACGGGAACCTTCTGCTTCTCCACGCTTCAGCAACTGGGGACCTTCTGCTTCTCCACGCTTCAGCAACCGGGGACCTCCTGCTTCTCCTCGCTTGGGCAACCAGGGACCTCCTGCTTCTCCTCACTTGGGCAACCAGGGACCTCCTGCTTCTCCTCACTTGGGCAACCAGGGACCTCCTGCTTCTCCTCACTTGGGCAACCAGGGACCTCCTGCTTCTCCTCACTTGGGCAACCAGGGACCTCCTGCTTCTCCTCACTTGGGCAACCAGGGACCTCCTGCTTCTCCTCACTTGGGCAACCAGGGACCTGCTGCTTCTTCTCGCTTGGGCAACCAGGGATCCCCTGCTTCTCCTTGCTTTGGCAACCAGGGATCTCCTGCTTCTCCTCGCTTGGGCAACCAGGGACCTCCTGCTTCTCCTCATTTGGGCAACCAGGGACCTCCTCCATATATCCACAGTCTCTCCCAAGCTTTCGGATCATTGACAGTATCTCATGACCTCTTAGAAAATAATTTGTTGACCTTCTTCAAGGAAATTGGCACTAAAACCTTTACAGCAAAAGCATTAGCTTGGCAATTTAAGGTGGAAAGAAAGCGCATTAACCATTTCCTATACAAATTTGAGACAAAGGGTTTGCTCTGCCGGTATCCTGGGACTCCACCACTGTGGAGAGTCTTTTCTATTGCCTCCCATTCACCACCGACCCCAAGCAGTGGCAGCAGCTATCAGGAAAACTCTTCTCCAGTAGAAGGGTCATACTCCTCGGATTCTGAAGACACTTTAGTCACCTGCTCCCCCGAGGACATGGCAGGAAACAAAGAGAAAGTCTGTGAATTCCTGTACAATTCTCCACCATCCACAACCTTAATCATTCGCAAGAATGTTGGGATCTCTAAAATGCCCGAACTCAATCAGATCTTAAACACACTGGAAAAGCAAGGTGAGGCGTGCAAGGCTAGTACAAACCCTGTGAAATGGACTCTCACTGATAAGAAGCGAGAAaggattttgattaaaaaaagggCAGACGAAATTCACCAGATGGAGATGAATTTGGAAGAAGCTACAAAAGGTGAGCCGCCAGCTGAGAAGGAACTCGAAAACGGGCAACAAGCCGCCTCAGTGCTTGAAGCTAGCAATATCGAGCTTGCCGAGGGGCAAGCCCCAAGTGGAGTTTTTATTGCTGACCAAAATGTGCCCCCATTGGAGGCATCTGGTGAACCTCCGAGGAAGCGTGCAAAGGGGGGTAATGAGTTTGATGACTTTGAAAATGGCAAGTGGGCCTCTGATGACGTCCCCGAAACTATGAACACTATAAACACAGCCGATGCTCTTGCAGTAACCCAGGAGGAACTCGGGATGGAATACCCACAGGCTTATGAACCCGTCAAGGAATTCAGCCGCTTAGATAAGCTCCTGTCGTGCCAAGAGAAGAACCCTGTTAGTGGCCTCCTGGAATTTACCCACTACTGCTCCCAGCAGTGTGACTTTGCTCTCCTCAACCAGAGTGGACCTTCTCACGACCCCCG GTTCAAAATACAGGCAGTAATCGATGGTCGCCGCTTCCCAGTGGCTGAAGCCAACAGCAAAAAGACAGCCAAAAAAGATGCAGCAGCTCTGGCCCTTCGTATCCTCCTCCGCGAAGAGCAGGGTGGGACAGAAGATGAGGTTATGGCAGAAAACACGCAAGTTCCAGAAGTTAAAGAAGAG AATGTGCCAGCACAGCCATCTTTCTCCTGCAACAAAAATCCCATCAGCCTTCTCATGGAACACGGGCAGAAGTCTGGCAATATGTGTGAATTCCAGCTGGTTTCACAAGAAGGACCTCCTCATGACCCAAA GTTCACCTATACTGTAAAGATTGGAAACCAGACTTTTCCTCCCGTAGTGGCAAACAACAAGAAGATGGCCAAACATCTAGCAGCTGAGGCAGCTGTACGGGAGCTCCTGGGAGAGGGCGCTCTGCAGCCTGAGAAG TTTGATCCAAGTTACAATGCCAACCCAACTGAGTTTCCTGCAATCCCAGAACTTTCTGCAGAAGATCTGAAAATGGCTCAGTCATCCAGCGTTGGGGACTTAATTAAATATCTGAATGCCAACCCGGTTAGCGGCCTTCTGGAGTATGCTCGTGCCAAGGGATTTGCAGCGGAGTTTAAAATGGTCAACCAAACTGGACCTCCCCATGACCCCAA GTTTGTGTTTCAAGCAAAGGTTGGCGGTCGATGGTTCCCAGCCGTTAGCGCATCTAACAAGAAACAAGCCAAGGCTGAAGCTGCCGATGCCGCCCTGAGGGTCCTAATCGGTGAAGCAGAGAAGGCGGCTCGGGAAGGAGATATCATGGCAGAA CTCCCGGTGAGCGGAAGTACTTTCCATGACCAGATTGCCATGTTGAGTCACCAGAAGTTCAATAACCTAACAGCCAGAATCCAGAATAGCCTGATGGGCAGAAAGATCCTAGCTGCTATTATCATGAAGAAGAGCAGCGATGACTTGGGCACAGTGGTCAGCATTGGGACTG GGAACCGCTGTGTCAAGGGAGAAGAACTGAGTTTAAGTGGAGAGACGGTTAATGATTGTCACGCAGAGGTTGTGTCCCGACGAGGATTTATAAG GTTTCTGTACAGTCAGTTGATGAAGTACAATCCAGACGTGCCAGATGACAGTATATTTGAAGAAGCTGAAGGGGATATGTTAAGGGTTCGGCCTGGCGTGACCTTTCACTTGTATATAAG CACTGCTCCTTGTGGTGATGGGGCGCTGTTTGACAAATCCTGCAGTGACCAGCCTTCTGCAGAGGGAGACACCCAGCACTGtcccatttttgaaaatgtgaagcAGGGCAAGCTGCGAACTAAAGTGGAAAATG GCGAGGGCACAATTCCTGTTGAGTCCAGCGATATTGTCCCTACCTGGGATGGGATTCAGCATGGGGAAAGACTTCGTACCATGTCTTGCAGTGATAAGATCCTGCGCTGGAATGTACTTGGCCTTCAAGGAGGCCTCCTTTCACACTTTGTTGAGCCTGTGTACCTCAGCTCTCTCACACTCG GTTATCTGTTCAGCAAAGGTCACCTCACACGCGCGATCTGCTGCCGCATGTCACGGAATGGAGAAGCTTTCCAGAACCAACTACCGGACCTTTATATCGTCAACCACCCAGAG GTTGGACGGGTCAGCGTCTATGATTCCACACGGCAGACGGGAAAGACCAAAGAGTCCAGCGTGAACTGGTGTCTGGCAGACGAGGAAGCTGAAGTGCTTGATGGAACGAAAGGGAAAGTCGAGGG ATCCAAACTTGAGATCTCTCGTGTGTCCAAACTGCACATGTTTACCCTGTTCCAAGAACTCTGCCTCCTGCGCGGGCGCCACGACCTCTTAGCGCTCAGCAGCTACAGCGACGTCAAGGCCACAGCCGCCAGTTACCAAACTGCCAAGGGACAGTTCTTTAAGGCACTGCAGGAGATGGGCTATGGTAACTGGATCAGCAAACCACAAGAGGAGAAATGCTTTTCCCTCTCCATTTAA
- the adar.S gene encoding adenosine deaminase, RNA-specific S homeolog isoform X1 codes for MNKGPKKVQGSRPMYQTSNCYPQGPNPATYPFPQQEYQAQSFRDQQRNFLLGNTSASPLPTAAWYAYRTPPKDYYPSKPTQQCPLLQAPPAPTRFSHRGPASPRFRNQGPSASPRFSKREPSASPRFSNWGPSASPRFSNRGPPASPRLGNQGPPASPHLGNQGPPASPHLGNQGPPASPHLGNQGPPASPHLGNQGPPASPHLGNQGPPASPHLGNQGPAASSRLGNQGSPASPCFGNQGSPASPRLGNQGPPASPHLGNQGPPPYIHSLSQAFGSLTVSHDLLENNLLTFFKEIGTKTFTAKALAWQFKVERKRINHFLYKFETKGLLCRYPGTPPLWRVFSIASHSPPTPSSGSSYQENSSPVEGSYSSDSEDTLVTCSPEDMAGNKEKVCEFLYNSPPSTTLIIRKNVGISKMPELNQILNTLEKQGEACKASTNPVKWTLTDKKRERILIKKRADEIHQMEMNLEEATKGEPPAEKELENGQQAASVLEASNIELAEGQAPSGVFIADQNVPPLEASGEPPRKRAKGGNEFDDFENGKWASDDVPETMNTINTADALAVTQEELGMEYPQAYEPVKEFSRLDKLLSCQEKNPVSGLLEFTHYCSQQCDFALLNQSGPSHDPRFKIQAVIDGRRFPVAEANSKKTAKKDAAALALRILLREEQGGTEDEVMAENTQVPEVKEEQNVPAQPSFSCNKNPISLLMEHGQKSGNMCEFQLVSQEGPPHDPKFTYTVKIGNQTFPPVVANNKKMAKHLAAEAAVRELLGEGALQPEKFDPSYNANPTEFPAIPELSAEDLKMAQSSSVGDLIKYLNANPVSGLLEYARAKGFAAEFKMVNQTGPPHDPKFVFQAKVGGRWFPAVSASNKKQAKAEAADAALRVLIGEAEKAAREGDIMAELPVSGSTFHDQIAMLSHQKFNNLTARIQNSLMGRKILAAIIMKKSSDDLGTVVSIGTGNRCVKGEELSLSGETVNDCHAEVVSRRGFIRFLYSQLMKYNPDVPDDSIFEEAEGDMLRVRPGVTFHLYISTAPCGDGALFDKSCSDQPSAEGDTQHCPIFENVKQGKLRTKVENGEGTIPVESSDIVPTWDGIQHGERLRTMSCSDKILRWNVLGLQGGLLSHFVEPVYLSSLTLGYLFSKGHLTRAICCRMSRNGEAFQNQLPDLYIVNHPEVGRVSVYDSTRQTGKTKESSVNWCLADEEAEVLDGTKGKVEGSKLEISRVSKLHMFTLFQELCLLRGRHDLLALSSYSDVKATAASYQTAKGQFFKALQEMGYGNWISKPQEEKCFSLSI; via the exons ATGAACAAAGGACCTAAAAAAGTGCAAGGTTCTAGGCCAATGTACCAAACTTCTAACTGCTACCCCCAGGGTCCTAATCCTGCGACTTATCCTTTCCCCCAACAGGAATACCAGGCACAGAGCTTCCGTGACCAGCAGAGAAACTTCCTCTTGGGAAACACTTCGGCATCTCCTCTTCCCACTGCTGCTTGGTACGCATACCGCACCCCTCCAAAAGACTATTACCCATCCAAACCTACACAACAGTGTCCTCTGTTGCAAGCCCCTCCAGCTCCTACACGCTTCAGCCACCGGGGACCTGCTTCTCCACGCTTCAGAAACCAGGGACCTTCTGCTTCTCCACGCTTCAGCAAACGGGAACCTTCTGCTTCTCCACGCTTCAGCAACTGGGGACCTTCTGCTTCTCCACGCTTCAGCAACCGGGGACCTCCTGCTTCTCCTCGCTTGGGCAACCAGGGACCTCCTGCTTCTCCTCACTTGGGCAACCAGGGACCTCCTGCTTCTCCTCACTTGGGCAACCAGGGACCTCCTGCTTCTCCTCACTTGGGCAACCAGGGACCTCCTGCTTCTCCTCACTTGGGCAACCAGGGACCTCCTGCTTCTCCTCACTTGGGCAACCAGGGACCTCCTGCTTCTCCTCACTTGGGCAACCAGGGACCTGCTGCTTCTTCTCGCTTGGGCAACCAGGGATCCCCTGCTTCTCCTTGCTTTGGCAACCAGGGATCTCCTGCTTCTCCTCGCTTGGGCAACCAGGGACCTCCTGCTTCTCCTCATTTGGGCAACCAGGGACCTCCTCCATATATCCACAGTCTCTCCCAAGCTTTCGGATCATTGACAGTATCTCATGACCTCTTAGAAAATAATTTGTTGACCTTCTTCAAGGAAATTGGCACTAAAACCTTTACAGCAAAAGCATTAGCTTGGCAATTTAAGGTGGAAAGAAAGCGCATTAACCATTTCCTATACAAATTTGAGACAAAGGGTTTGCTCTGCCGGTATCCTGGGACTCCACCACTGTGGAGAGTCTTTTCTATTGCCTCCCATTCACCACCGACCCCAAGCAGTGGCAGCAGCTATCAGGAAAACTCTTCTCCAGTAGAAGGGTCATACTCCTCGGATTCTGAAGACACTTTAGTCACCTGCTCCCCCGAGGACATGGCAGGAAACAAAGAGAAAGTCTGTGAATTCCTGTACAATTCTCCACCATCCACAACCTTAATCATTCGCAAGAATGTTGGGATCTCTAAAATGCCCGAACTCAATCAGATCTTAAACACACTGGAAAAGCAAGGTGAGGCGTGCAAGGCTAGTACAAACCCTGTGAAATGGACTCTCACTGATAAGAAGCGAGAAaggattttgattaaaaaaagggCAGACGAAATTCACCAGATGGAGATGAATTTGGAAGAAGCTACAAAAGGTGAGCCGCCAGCTGAGAAGGAACTCGAAAACGGGCAACAAGCCGCCTCAGTGCTTGAAGCTAGCAATATCGAGCTTGCCGAGGGGCAAGCCCCAAGTGGAGTTTTTATTGCTGACCAAAATGTGCCCCCATTGGAGGCATCTGGTGAACCTCCGAGGAAGCGTGCAAAGGGGGGTAATGAGTTTGATGACTTTGAAAATGGCAAGTGGGCCTCTGATGACGTCCCCGAAACTATGAACACTATAAACACAGCCGATGCTCTTGCAGTAACCCAGGAGGAACTCGGGATGGAATACCCACAGGCTTATGAACCCGTCAAGGAATTCAGCCGCTTAGATAAGCTCCTGTCGTGCCAAGAGAAGAACCCTGTTAGTGGCCTCCTGGAATTTACCCACTACTGCTCCCAGCAGTGTGACTTTGCTCTCCTCAACCAGAGTGGACCTTCTCACGACCCCCG GTTCAAAATACAGGCAGTAATCGATGGTCGCCGCTTCCCAGTGGCTGAAGCCAACAGCAAAAAGACAGCCAAAAAAGATGCAGCAGCTCTGGCCCTTCGTATCCTCCTCCGCGAAGAGCAGGGTGGGACAGAAGATGAGGTTATGGCAGAAAACACGCAAGTTCCAGAAGTTAAAGAAGAG CAGAATGTGCCAGCACAGCCATCTTTCTCCTGCAACAAAAATCCCATCAGCCTTCTCATGGAACACGGGCAGAAGTCTGGCAATATGTGTGAATTCCAGCTGGTTTCACAAGAAGGACCTCCTCATGACCCAAA GTTCACCTATACTGTAAAGATTGGAAACCAGACTTTTCCTCCCGTAGTGGCAAACAACAAGAAGATGGCCAAACATCTAGCAGCTGAGGCAGCTGTACGGGAGCTCCTGGGAGAGGGCGCTCTGCAGCCTGAGAAG TTTGATCCAAGTTACAATGCCAACCCAACTGAGTTTCCTGCAATCCCAGAACTTTCTGCAGAAGATCTGAAAATGGCTCAGTCATCCAGCGTTGGGGACTTAATTAAATATCTGAATGCCAACCCGGTTAGCGGCCTTCTGGAGTATGCTCGTGCCAAGGGATTTGCAGCGGAGTTTAAAATGGTCAACCAAACTGGACCTCCCCATGACCCCAA GTTTGTGTTTCAAGCAAAGGTTGGCGGTCGATGGTTCCCAGCCGTTAGCGCATCTAACAAGAAACAAGCCAAGGCTGAAGCTGCCGATGCCGCCCTGAGGGTCCTAATCGGTGAAGCAGAGAAGGCGGCTCGGGAAGGAGATATCATGGCAGAA CTCCCGGTGAGCGGAAGTACTTTCCATGACCAGATTGCCATGTTGAGTCACCAGAAGTTCAATAACCTAACAGCCAGAATCCAGAATAGCCTGATGGGCAGAAAGATCCTAGCTGCTATTATCATGAAGAAGAGCAGCGATGACTTGGGCACAGTGGTCAGCATTGGGACTG GGAACCGCTGTGTCAAGGGAGAAGAACTGAGTTTAAGTGGAGAGACGGTTAATGATTGTCACGCAGAGGTTGTGTCCCGACGAGGATTTATAAG GTTTCTGTACAGTCAGTTGATGAAGTACAATCCAGACGTGCCAGATGACAGTATATTTGAAGAAGCTGAAGGGGATATGTTAAGGGTTCGGCCTGGCGTGACCTTTCACTTGTATATAAG CACTGCTCCTTGTGGTGATGGGGCGCTGTTTGACAAATCCTGCAGTGACCAGCCTTCTGCAGAGGGAGACACCCAGCACTGtcccatttttgaaaatgtgaagcAGGGCAAGCTGCGAACTAAAGTGGAAAATG GCGAGGGCACAATTCCTGTTGAGTCCAGCGATATTGTCCCTACCTGGGATGGGATTCAGCATGGGGAAAGACTTCGTACCATGTCTTGCAGTGATAAGATCCTGCGCTGGAATGTACTTGGCCTTCAAGGAGGCCTCCTTTCACACTTTGTTGAGCCTGTGTACCTCAGCTCTCTCACACTCG GTTATCTGTTCAGCAAAGGTCACCTCACACGCGCGATCTGCTGCCGCATGTCACGGAATGGAGAAGCTTTCCAGAACCAACTACCGGACCTTTATATCGTCAACCACCCAGAG GTTGGACGGGTCAGCGTCTATGATTCCACACGGCAGACGGGAAAGACCAAAGAGTCCAGCGTGAACTGGTGTCTGGCAGACGAGGAAGCTGAAGTGCTTGATGGAACGAAAGGGAAAGTCGAGGG ATCCAAACTTGAGATCTCTCGTGTGTCCAAACTGCACATGTTTACCCTGTTCCAAGAACTCTGCCTCCTGCGCGGGCGCCACGACCTCTTAGCGCTCAGCAGCTACAGCGACGTCAAGGCCACAGCCGCCAGTTACCAAACTGCCAAGGGACAGTTCTTTAAGGCACTGCAGGAGATGGGCTATGGTAACTGGATCAGCAAACCACAAGAGGAGAAATGCTTTTCCCTCTCCATTTAA